In Stigmatopora argus isolate UIUO_Sarg chromosome 17, RoL_Sarg_1.0, whole genome shotgun sequence, the following are encoded in one genomic region:
- the LOC144092112 gene encoding uncharacterized protein LOC144092112 has translation MPLLHIPLLLLLLPPLASSCNSQRPLAELADEYRGVVQTDINNVRGEIATQEQNVSCIEETQRVQNCTTRNNTNFVATVHNLTCEMRTIRRNFTRQLVRSILNSIDCTCSSGLSEEQRTTKRRTAMKKKQKNKNKRHTIFHNYNICKLSAILSSMTKCYEMMNSLLGDT, from the exons ATG CCTCTTCTGCACATCCCTCTTCTGCTTCTTCTGCTTCCACCACTGGCCTCAAGCTGCAATAGCCAAAGGCCTCTCGCAGAACTTGCAGACGAGTACAGGGGAGTTGTGCAAACAGATATCAACAACGTG AGAGGAGAAATCGCTACTCAGGAGCAAAACGTGTCGTGCATTGAGGAGACACAAAGAGTGCAAAACTGTACGACAAGAAACAACACA AATTTTGTTGCCACCGTACACAATTTGACCTGCGAAATGAGGACCATAAGACGTAACTTCACACGGCAACTGGTCAGATCTATCCTAAACTCAATAGACTGCACTTGCTCTTCAGGACTA AGTGAAGAACAGAGAACGACAAAAAGGAGGacagcaatgaaaaaaaaacaaaaaaacaaaaacaaaagacatacAATCTTCCACAATTACAACATTTGCAAGCTTTCTGCAATTCTATCAAGCATGACAAAGTGCTATGAGATGATGAATTCACTGTTAGGGGACACCTGA
- the zc2hc1a gene encoding zinc finger C2HC domain-containing protein 1A isoform X2 → MAEFGDEEADSLEERSQCATCKRMFFPKVLEKHSKICQKSTSKRRKVFDSSRQRATGTEIPTLKPLKPVAEPPKKPSNWRKKHEDLLTAIKSSKASMKALKEGAPLPPPPPPSYDPDLVQCPYCQRRFNESAAQGHIKFCRDQAARMGNRNKLGDVKKPARPQYKPPALIKKVNSAASTIPSPSSRLPQKSSPAPTTGVPSAKVSPASSVRANPSGIMSPASGVGNRSRVASSGYNPLRNTPPGRVPLNKKKQEDDCITRNDIDGNNDVGNGEIKSKFCHSCGTRYPIESAKFCCECGIRRLCV, encoded by the exons ATGGCCGAATTCGGTG ATGAGGAGGCGGATTCTCTTGAAGAACGGTCACAGTGTGCCACCTGTAAAAGAATGTTCTTCCCAAAAGTCCTG GAGAAGCATTCCAAAATCTGCCAGAAGTCAACTTCTAAACGGAGGAAGGTTTTTGATTCCAGCAGGCAGAGAGCAACAGGCACCGAAATCCCAACCCTCAAACCTCTAAAACCAGTG GCAGAGCCACCAAAAAAGCCGTCGAATTGGCGCAAGAAACATGAGGACTTACTCACGGCCATCAAGTCATCCAAGGCCAGCATGAAGGCCTTAAAGGAAGGTGCCCCTTTGCCCCCACCTCCCCCTCCTTCATATGACCCTG ACCTAGTCCAGTGCCCTTATTGTCAGAGGAGGTTCAACGAATCTGCAGCTCAAGGACACATCAAGTTCTGCCGGGATCAGGCTGCCAGGATGGGTAACAGGAACAAGTTGGGTGACGTGAAGAAACCTGCTCGCCCACAG TACAAGCCACCCGCTCTAATCAAAAAGGTCAACTCTGCAGCGTCAACCATCCCTTCACCCTCATCCCGTCTACCTCAGAAATCAAGCCCTGCCCCGACAACTG GAGTGCCTTCTGCTAAGGTTTCCCCTGCATCTTCTGTGAGAGCTAATCCATCTGGGATTATGAGCCCTGCTTCTGG TGTGGGAAATAGGAGCCGAGTAGCAAGTTCTGGATACAATCCTTTGAGAAACACTCCACCCGGAAGAGTTCCGCTTAACAAGAAGAAACAAGAAGATGATTGCATAACGAG GAATGACATTGATGGCAATAATGATGTGGGCAACGGGGAAATAAAAAGCAAGTTTTGTCACTCATGCGGGACCAGATATCCCATCGAATCTGCAAAGTTCTGCTGCGAGTGTGGCATCCGAAGGTTGTGTGTGTGA
- the zc2hc1a gene encoding zinc finger C2HC domain-containing protein 1A isoform X1, with protein MAEFGGKLNDEEADSLEERSQCATCKRMFFPKVLEKHSKICQKSTSKRRKVFDSSRQRATGTEIPTLKPLKPVAEPPKKPSNWRKKHEDLLTAIKSSKASMKALKEGAPLPPPPPPSYDPDLVQCPYCQRRFNESAAQGHIKFCRDQAARMGNRNKLGDVKKPARPQYKPPALIKKVNSAASTIPSPSSRLPQKSSPAPTTGVPSAKVSPASSVRANPSGIMSPASGVGNRSRVASSGYNPLRNTPPGRVPLNKKKQEDDCITRNDIDGNNDVGNGEIKSKFCHSCGTRYPIESAKFCCECGIRRLCV; from the exons ATGGCCGAATTCGGTGGTAAGCTAAATG ATGAGGAGGCGGATTCTCTTGAAGAACGGTCACAGTGTGCCACCTGTAAAAGAATGTTCTTCCCAAAAGTCCTG GAGAAGCATTCCAAAATCTGCCAGAAGTCAACTTCTAAACGGAGGAAGGTTTTTGATTCCAGCAGGCAGAGAGCAACAGGCACCGAAATCCCAACCCTCAAACCTCTAAAACCAGTG GCAGAGCCACCAAAAAAGCCGTCGAATTGGCGCAAGAAACATGAGGACTTACTCACGGCCATCAAGTCATCCAAGGCCAGCATGAAGGCCTTAAAGGAAGGTGCCCCTTTGCCCCCACCTCCCCCTCCTTCATATGACCCTG ACCTAGTCCAGTGCCCTTATTGTCAGAGGAGGTTCAACGAATCTGCAGCTCAAGGACACATCAAGTTCTGCCGGGATCAGGCTGCCAGGATGGGTAACAGGAACAAGTTGGGTGACGTGAAGAAACCTGCTCGCCCACAG TACAAGCCACCCGCTCTAATCAAAAAGGTCAACTCTGCAGCGTCAACCATCCCTTCACCCTCATCCCGTCTACCTCAGAAATCAAGCCCTGCCCCGACAACTG GAGTGCCTTCTGCTAAGGTTTCCCCTGCATCTTCTGTGAGAGCTAATCCATCTGGGATTATGAGCCCTGCTTCTGG TGTGGGAAATAGGAGCCGAGTAGCAAGTTCTGGATACAATCCTTTGAGAAACACTCCACCCGGAAGAGTTCCGCTTAACAAGAAGAAACAAGAAGATGATTGCATAACGAG GAATGACATTGATGGCAATAATGATGTGGGCAACGGGGAAATAAAAAGCAAGTTTTGTCACTCATGCGGGACCAGATATCCCATCGAATCTGCAAAGTTCTGCTGCGAGTGTGGCATCCGAAGGTTGTGTGTGTGA